In the Sediminibacter sp. Hel_I_10 genome, one interval contains:
- a CDS encoding endonuclease/exonuclease/phosphatase family protein: MVQNIAFYNLENLFDFRDDRSIGGDNDFLPNSEKRWTKKRYEKKIENLGHVISKIGNTPEDEPPVLIGLAEVENKRVLHDLTQSRGLRNHHYKFVHFDSKDERGIDVALLYNPLYFKVETTKTLTFSFLKDNGNQDYTRDILMVSGKLHNLDIHVFVNHWPSRREGLPLSNPKRRIAAENIITAIHKIKQNELDAKIIIMGDFNDNPSDESIQYLTKNANLYNPMATMRSYTKGSLNHNFTWNLFDQILFTPNFLSANDGELKFEGAEVFDAIFLKQDKGRFKGQPSRTFAGQKYMGGFSDHFPVFITLSVKNMLTS; this comes from the coding sequence ATGGTTCAAAATATTGCATTTTATAATTTAGAAAATCTTTTTGATTTTCGTGATGATAGATCTATTGGCGGTGATAATGATTTTTTACCTAATTCTGAAAAGCGATGGACCAAGAAGCGTTATGAGAAAAAAATTGAAAATTTGGGTCATGTTATTTCTAAGATTGGAAACACTCCTGAAGACGAGCCTCCAGTACTGATAGGTCTTGCGGAAGTTGAAAATAAACGTGTCTTGCATGACTTAACTCAAAGTAGAGGCCTGAGAAACCATCATTATAAGTTTGTTCATTTTGATTCTAAAGACGAGCGTGGTATTGACGTGGCTTTGCTCTATAACCCCCTATATTTTAAAGTTGAAACGACCAAAACCTTGACGTTTAGTTTTCTAAAGGATAATGGAAATCAAGATTATACCAGAGATATTCTCATGGTTTCGGGGAAGCTCCATAATTTAGATATTCACGTTTTTGTGAATCATTGGCCTTCTAGAAGAGAAGGCCTTCCTCTTTCTAACCCCAAAAGACGCATCGCTGCTGAGAATATTATCACGGCAATCCATAAGATCAAGCAGAATGAACTTGATGCTAAAATTATCATTATGGGCGATTTTAATGACAATCCAAGTGATGAGAGTATCCAATATTTAACGAAAAACGCCAATTTGTACAATCCCATGGCTACAATGCGCTCCTATACTAAAGGGAGCCTCAATCATAATTTTACATGGAATCTTTTCGATCAGATTCTTTTTACCCCTAATTTTCTAAGCGCTAATGATGGAGAACTAAAGTTTGAAGGAGCCGAAGTCTTTGATGCCATTTTTCTAAAGCAGGATAAAGGCAGATTTAAAGGGCAACCCTCACGAACTTTTGCAGGCCAAAAATATATGGGTGGATTTAGTGATCATTTTCCTGTTTTTATCACTTTGTCAGTAAAAAATATGCTTACGTCTTAG